In one window of Solanum pennellii chromosome 2, SPENNV200 DNA:
- the LOC107011790 gene encoding protein ALP1-like isoform X1, protein MDSQQLCDVESFMILEEIVMHSYIVLICFFMAIYSMLLRKQSTNTRGIRYCMSARIPKILSHLNVLIRDNDIVCIDKLRMDRNAFHILASLAKNIGGLTDSKNMSSTEKLAMFLNILAHHEKNRSIKVDYIRSGWSVSRAFNECLRAILKLTPVLLVKPNPVLEDDSDDRWKWFKGCLGALDGTYISIRVEAIYKPRYRTRKGDIATNVLGVCDRNLNFIYVLPGWEGSAADGRVLRDAVVRRNGLKVPHGNYYLCDGGYTNGNGFLSPYRGYRYWLKDWQGDNPSPRCREELFNMKHARARNVIERTFGLLKGRWGILRSPSWYSVKVHNRIISACCLIHNFIRREMEADPLDVEMDFHMENQHEHENINTIETSDEWTTWRDELAQSM, encoded by the exons ATGGATTCTCAGCAATTGTGCGATGTTGAATCCTTTATGATTCTCGAGGAGATTGTGATGCATTCCTATATTGTCCTTATCTGCTTTTTTATGGCTATTTACAGCAtgttattaagaaaacaatctACAAATACGCGGGGCATTCGATATTGTATGAGTGCTAGAATTCCAAAAATCTTGTCTCATCTGAATGTTCTCATTCGTGACAATGATATTGTATGTATTGACAAGCTTAGGATGGATAGAAACGCCTTTCACATATTAGCCTCATTAGCCAAGAATATTGGAGGTTTGACTGACAGTAAAAATATGTCGAGTACTGAAAAGTTAgcaatgtttttaaatattttggctCATCATGAAAAGAACAGGTCTATCAAAGTTGATTATATTAGATCGGGGTGGAGTGTAAGTCGAGCCTTTAATGAATGTCTAAGAGCTATTCTTAAACTAACTCCAGTGTTACTTGTTAAACCTAATCCGGTGCTCGAAGATGATAGTGATGATCGATGGAAATGGTTTAAG GGTTGTCTTGGTGCATTGGATGGTACTTACATTTCCATTAGAGTTGAAGCAATATATAAACCAAGATACAGAACACGAAAAGGAGATATAGCAACTAATGTCTTGGGGGTTTGTGATAGAAATCTCaactttatttatgtattaccTGGTTGGGAGGGATCAGCCGCTGATGGTCGTGTATTGCGAGATGCTGTTGTACGAAGAAATGGGTTGAAAGTACCTCATG gcAATTACTATTTGTGCGACGGAGGATATACAAATGGAAATGGTTTTCTGTCTCCCTATCGAGGATATAGATATTGGCtaaaggattggcaaggtgaCAATCCATCACCTCGATGTCGAGAAGAGCTCTTTAATATGAAGCATGCTAGGGCACGTAATGTTATTGAAAGAACATTTGGACTATTAAAAGGACGTTGGGGAATTCTTAGAAGTCCTTCGTGGTACTCAGTTAAGGTTCACAATAGAATTATTAGTGCATGTTGTTTGATACACAATTTCATTCGAAGAGAGATGGAAGCTGACCCCTTAGATGTGGAAATGGATTTCCACATGGAGaatcaacatgaacatgaaaatattaatacaaTTGAAACATCTGATGAGTGGACCACTTGGAGGGATGAACTAGCTCAGTCTATGTAA
- the LOC107011790 gene encoding uncharacterized protein LOC107011790 isoform X2 codes for MASFPAATSNTSIKRARKSTPSCRRIWTPEEELTLIDGLKELCVNGWRGDNGTFRHGYLMELEHYMNARHPSCGLKSLPHVDSKIRAWKKSYATISLLKSRSGLGFQYSDGSILVDYPKAWDDLIKVDPNAKSMNLKKWPLFADWEEIFGKDRATGEFAEGPEDAVEEIERIESQEITNGMSVGFPIDVVDIDDASGTRENQAAQEEPNVSTGATQSPFTAQAEPNESTGAAQSSFTAKKGETHQSQKKGNCFKASSSKVNEKGRCKKRKAVEDDNETVLKGLMEVMKQFTESHDKRMASLIDKLGERDLSEIRGKIFSIIGSPAYEIYNSDERVKAAMGITQDIKRMEFFLSISELERHSMIWMIINDKL; via the exons ATGGCTAGTTTTCCTGCTGCAACATCCAACACGTCCATAAAGAGGGCAAGAAAATCAACACCTTCATGTCGAAGGATATGGACTCCAGAAGAGGAACTTACTCTTATAGATGGATTAAAAGAATTGTGTGTTAATGGTTGGAGAGGAGATAATGGAACCTTTAGACATGGATATTTAATGGAATTGGAACACTACATGAATGCTCGTCATCCTAGTTGTGGATTGAAATCTCTACCACATGTTGATTCTAAAATAAGAGCATGGAAAAAGAGTTATGCAACCATATCGTTGCTAAAGAGTCGAAGTGGTTTAGGATTTCAATATAGTGACGGAAGTATCTTAGTTGATTATCCAAAAGCTTGGGATGACTTGATAAAG gTTGATCCAAATGCCAAATCAATGAACTTAAAAAAATGGCCATTATTTGCTGACTGGGAAGAGATATTTGGCAAGGATAGAGCCACTGGAGAGTTTGCAGAAGGTCCAGAAGATGCTGTTGAAGAAATAGAAAGAATTGAATCTCAAGAAATTACTAATGGCATGTCTGTGGGATTTCCTATTGATGTTGTCGACATAGATGATGCTTCAGGCACAAGAGAAAATCAAGCTGCTCAAGAGGAACCTAATGTATCAACTGGAGCAACACAAAGTCCATTTACTGCTCAAGCTGAACCTAATGAATCAACTGGAGCAGCACAAAGTTCATTCACCGCTAAAAAAGGTGAAACCCATCAATCTCAGAAAAAGGGCAACTGTTTTAAAGCATCATCTTCTAAAGTCAACGAAAAAGGTAgatgcaaaaaaagaaaagcagtTGAAGATGATAATGAGACTGTTCTTAAAGGTTTGATGGAGGTGATGAAACAATTCACTGAAAGCCATGATAAGAGAATGGCTTCTTTAATTGACAAGCTAGGAGAGCGTGATCTATCTGAAATTCGTGGTaagatattttctattattgGATCCCCTGCATATGAAATATACAACTCAGATGAACGAGTTAAGGCAGCAATGGGAATTACTCAAGATATAAAGAGAATGGAATTCTTCTTAAGCATCAGCGAACTTGAACGTCACAGTATGATATGGATGATTATTAATGATAAGCTTTAA
- the LOC107011436 gene encoding 14-3-3 protein 4, producing the protein MADSSREENVYLAKLAEQAERYEEMIEFMEKVAKTADVEELTVEERNLLSVAYKNVIGARRASWRIISSIEQKEESRGNEDHVNTIKEYRSKIEAELSKICDGILSLLESNLIPSASTAESKVFYLKMKGDYHRYLAEFKTGTERKEAAENTLLAYKSAQDIALAELAPTHPIRLGLALNFSVFYYEILNSPDRACNLAKQAFDEAISELDTLGEESYKDSTLIMQLLRDNLTLWTSDNADDVGDDIKEASKPESGEGQQ; encoded by the exons ATGGCTGACTCTTCGCGTGAAGAAAATGTGTACTTGGCTAAGCTGGCTGAGCAGGCTGAGCGATACGAGGAAATGATTGAGTTTATGGAGAAGGTTGCAAAGACAGCAGATGTTGAGGAGCTGACTGTTGAGGAAAGGAATCTTCTTTCAGTGGCCTACAAAAATGTAATTGGCGCAAGAAGAGCCTCATGGAGGATAATCTCTTCAATTGAGCAAAAGGAGGAAAGCCGTGGAAATGAAGACCATGTCAACACTATTAAAGAATACAGAAGCAAAATTGAGGCTGAACTTAGCAAGATTTGTGATGGGATTTTGAGCCTCCTCGAGTCCAATTTAATACCATCGGCCTCAACAGCTGAGTCCAAAGTTTTTTACTTGAAGATGAAAGGTGACTACCATAGGTACCTGGCTGAGTTTAAAACAGGGACAGAGAGGAAAGAAGCCGCTGAGAACACTTTGTTGGCATACAAGTCTGCTCAG GATATTGCTTTGGCTGAACTGGCTCCTACTCACCCAATCAGGCTGGGACTTGCCCTTAACTTTTCCGTTTTCTATTATGAAATTCTCAACTCACCTGATCGTGCTTGTAACCTTGCGAAACAG GCATTTGATGAAGCCATCTCAGAGTTGGATACACTGGGTGAGGAATCTTACAAGGACAGTACATTGATCATGCAACTTCTCCGAGACAATCTCACTCTTTGGACTTCTGACAATGcg GATGATGTTGGGGATGACATCAAGGAAGCTTCAAAACCTGAGTCAGGCGAGGGGCAGCAGTGA